Proteins found in one Loxodonta africana isolate mLoxAfr1 chromosome 21, mLoxAfr1.hap2, whole genome shotgun sequence genomic segment:
- the SPATA33 gene encoding spermatogenesis-associated protein 33, whose amino-acid sequence MRIPFMSHARLGPAQNESAGTPPAPAGAAGSPMGLSKSKHQIRKGEEQKTGSAHSVSKSKEEAPERHFLEARQADREPPTTIPRSAETSRLGKETSRRQWPPPSSEVEEKPEPAKLSKKKAAIPQIVITCPSNETLLSCGSTEIKEQKTIKEHASWGPLARHRNPSTVDAYSSQDRE is encoded by the exons ATGAGAATTCCCTTTATGAGTCACGCCCGGCTGGGGCCAGCGCAGAACGAAAGTGCAGGGACTCCACCTGCCCCGGCAGGAGCTGCGGGCTCACCTATGGGACTTTCCAAAAGCAAACACCAAATCAGGAAAG GTGAGGAGCAAAAGACGGGATCTGCCCATTCTGTTTCCAAGTCTAAGGAGGAGGCGCCAGAGAGGCACTTCCTGGAGGCCAGGCAGGCAGATAGGGAGCCTCCAACCACCATCCCTAGGTCTGCAGAGACCTCCCGCCTGGGGAAAGAGACATCCAGACGCCAGTGGCCTCCACCTTCATCTGAAGTTGAAG AGAAACCTGAGCCTGCAAAGTTAAGCAAGAAGAAAGCTGCCATCCCGCAAATTGTCATCACATGCCCCTCCAACGAGACCCTCCTCAGCTGCGGCTCCACGGAAATCAAAGAGCAGAAGACCATCAAGGAGCATGCCAGTTGGGGCCCCCTCGCCCGGCACAGGAACCCCAGCACGGTGGACGCATATAGTTCCCAGGACAGGGAATAA